The genomic interval GGCGGAAGGCGTGGGCGTGATGGTGTACAGCCCGCTGGCGGGAGGCATTCTCACGGGAAAGTATCGCCCTGGCGAACCTCCTCCGCCCGGTACTCGCGCCGCCGAGAACAAATGGTTTTTGGAACGGCGGGCGCAACCCCACAACATCGAACGGGCACAGCGCATCGTAGAGGTGCTGAAACGCTTTGACCGTCCTCTGGTGCAGACGGCGATTGCGTGGACCATCAGCCATCCCGCGGTGACCTGCGCCATTATCGGCGCGCGCAACATGGAGCAGCTGAACCTCATACTGAACGGCTGGAGCGGACCGCTACCGCCGGAGGAGAAAGCCGTGCTGGACGAAGCGAGCGCGTTGCCGCCTTTGAATTAGGAGAGTTCGTTTGCCCGCTCGATGGCGGCGGCGACCGCTTCGATCAGGGCGGAGCGCACGCCGGCGCGCTCCATCACTACCAGCGCGGCGATGGTGGTTCCCGCCGGGGTGGTCACCATGTCTTTCAGCTGCGCCGGGTGCATCCCTGTTTCCAGCACCATCTTCGCCGCGCCCAGCATGGTCTGCGCCGCCAGAAACGTAGCGATGTCGCGTGGTAGCCCTGCCCGTACTCCACCATCGGAAAGGGCTTCGATCATCAGGTAGGCGTAGGCAGGACCGCTGCCACTGATGGCGGTGACGGCGTTCAAGAGGTGTTCCTCCACCTCCACCGCCTCGCCGAAGGAGGTGAAAATCTCATGCGCGGCTGCGGCGTGTTCTTCGGTAGCATAGCGACCGCGTGCGTATGCCGCCGCCCCCGCTCCCACGATGGCGCAGGTGTTCGGCATGGCGCGAATCACCGGTGTGCGAGGAGGTAGCAGGTCCTCGATACGCGAAATCGGTACACCTGCGGCAATGGAGATGATGAGCTTCTGAGGGGTGATGACGCCTGCAATCTCTTCCACCACGTCGTGGATGAGATAGGGTTTCACACACAGCATCACGATGTCCGCCTGTCTCGCTGCCTCCACGTTCGATGGTGCAGAACGGATACCCAGCTCATGCACCAGAGCGTCTACCTTTTCGCGGTGGATATCCGTGGCGACAATCTGCTCGGGTTCTACCGCTTTCGCCTTCAGAAGC from Bacillota bacterium carries:
- the proC gene encoding pyrroline-5-carboxylate reductase; amino-acid sequence: MSLKDKTIAIIGTGAMGSAACRGLLKAKAVEPEQIVATDIHREKVDALVHELGIRSAPSNVEAARQADIVMLCVKPYLIHDVVEEIAGVITPQKLIISIAAGVPISRIEDLLPPRTPVIRAMPNTCAIVGAGAAAYARGRYATEEHAAAAHEIFTSFGEAVEVEEHLLNAVTAISGSGPAYAYLMIEALSDGGVRAGLPRDIATFLAAQTMLGAAKMVLETGMHPAQLKDMVTTPAGTTIAALVVMERAGVRSALIEAVAAAIERANELS